One part of the Thermodesulfovibrio thiophilus DSM 17215 genome encodes these proteins:
- a CDS encoding type II toxin-antitoxin system antitoxin SocA domain-containing protein, producing MTINRLIGEKIKKLRTMVGYTQLELAKKMGVSRPTISQMENGEKKFTAEELISLSRIFNISVEQLLGLKEMPEVIVVEEKDSEAQKHDFRISVPQKNIEKIKEVLLYILNKVGSKPNIGEGVLYKIFYFIDFDFYEKYEEQLIGATYIKNHYGPTPVEFTKVVESMIHNNEIVKIENKYFNYPQTKYLPLRKPDLTKLKAHELEVIEDVINRLADMNAAQISNYSHKDVPWIVTDDGEKIEYETVFYRTPEYSVREYSEDDD from the coding sequence ATGACTATTAACAGATTAATAGGGGAAAAAATAAAAAAATTAAGAACGATGGTTGGCTACACACAGCTTGAGCTTGCAAAAAAAATGGGAGTTTCCCGTCCTACAATATCTCAGATGGAAAACGGAGAAAAAAAGTTCACAGCGGAGGAATTGATTTCGCTTTCAAGGATATTCAATATATCGGTTGAACAGCTTTTAGGTTTAAAAGAGATGCCTGAGGTGATTGTAGTTGAAGAAAAGGATTCAGAAGCACAAAAACACGATTTCAGAATAAGTGTTCCTCAAAAAAATATTGAGAAAATAAAAGAAGTCCTGCTTTACATTCTTAATAAGGTTGGTTCAAAGCCTAACATAGGGGAGGGTGTCCTTTATAAAATTTTTTATTTTATTGATTTTGATTTTTACGAGAAATATGAAGAACAGCTCATTGGCGCCACCTATATAAAAAATCACTATGGACCTACACCTGTTGAGTTTACAAAAGTTGTTGAGTCAATGATACATAACAATGAAATCGTAAAAATAGAAAATAAATACTTCAACTATCCCCAGACAAAGTATCTGCCACTTAGAAAACCTGATCTGACAAAATTAAAAGCTCATGAACTTGAAGTTATAGAGGATGTAATAAATCGACTTGCAGATATGAATGCAGCTCAGATCAGCAATTATTCACATAAAGACGTGCCGTGGATTGTAACTGACGATGGAGAAAAAATAGAGTATGAAACTGTGTTTTACAGAACTCCTGAATACTCAGTAAGAGAATATTCAGAGGATGATGATTGA